A segment of the Candidatus Synechococcus calcipolaris G9 genome:
TCCTACAGTAATGCGGCCCATTTACCCCCCCTCCTGTGGCAGGAAGAAACCCAAACGGTGCGTCGCTTGGATACCTATGGAATGCTCATTGGCCTGGATGCGGGGAGTCAGTATCAAGAAGCGGAGGTGCGCCTACAGAGGGGGGATACCCTGATTTACTACACCGATGGCATTACAGAGGCCGATGATCCCAAGGGCGATCGCTACCAGGAAGAACGTCTTGCAGAAGCCCTGGCGGATGCCTGTCGCCAAAATCTAGACCCCACTGCGATCCAGGATTATATCTTTGATCAGGTCGATGAATTCATTGGCCCCAATGGCCATATTGGCGATGATATGACCTTAATTGTTTTACAAATTACGGATTAGATGCCCCAATTAGACATCACTAGTTGATTACCATTGGGATGTAGAGGTGGGTCGGTCAACCGTGCATAGTTTAGTTGAGTTCCATCATCGCTACCCCAGCGGTAGTTTAGTGGCAGATCTACTCCAAATCCATGAAGGACTGTTTGTGGTGAAGGCAACCCTCCAAGCAGGGGGAACCACCTTAGCTACTGGTATGTCTGCCGCCACGACCTTAGAGCAAGCAGAGGATCTGGCACGACAACGGGCTTTAGCCGTCCTCGGCATCTATGTCCCCGATGAAACCAAGGCAGAATTAATTGATCGGGCCGCACCCTTGCCTGGACACTTTCCCCGCCAGCTTAATCCTGCCCCCAGCGATCGCCCCCGCCAAAGCCGCCCGGCACCCAGCCAGGACGAGGAATGGCCCGATCTGAGTATGCCCCCAGAGGAACCAGCCTTGCCCTTTAATGAACCAGAACCAGAGTCCGTGCTTAATCCGACCAGTCGTCGCCGTTCAACCCCCAGCCCCGCCAGTACCAAGAAAACGGCAGCTTCTAAAGCCCCTCCTCGGCCCGATCCGGTGGATTTCTCCGATGAAATTGCCCAAACCACTGTGGAAATGAAACGCCTAGGCTGGGATGACTCCAAGGGACGGGCCTGCCTATTGGAGCGGTATGGGAAGCGATCGCGGCAACAGCTAAGCGATGCAGAACTCTTAGATTTTTTAGAATTTTTACAGGAACAGCCTAGCCCAGGAGAGCCGGAATTTTAAGGCAAGATGTATGGCTATCGTCACTTAGGTTAGGACGGGGTGCAGCGGTAGAACCCTTTGCTGGGGGCGAAGCCCCCTACCCCCCCTGATCCGAAATGTCCTAAGGAAACAGGCGACAGTTATAAGAAAAAACGGAGAGAGAGGGATTCGAACCCTCGGTGAGTTGCCCCACACAGCATTTCCAGTGCTGCGCCTTCGACCACTCGGCCATCTCTCCATAGGTCGCGCCCTCAGGGGCACAGATCGTTAATTCTAGCAGACTTAAGACATTTCCCAAGGGGGGAACTTAAATTTTCCAGTGACCGTCAAACTGCCAAGGGGGAGACGTTGGGGATATACTGTTTCTAACCTAGATGTAACCTATGGCATTGTCCCGCCAGCATGGATCCTGTTAATCAACTTCAAAGTGGCTTCACACTATTTCTTAGCTTATTAGTCGAGGCCTTTCCCTTCCTGCTCCTAGGGGTATTGCTCTCCAGTTTACTGTTGCTGTTTGTCAATGAACGAAAACTCATTAAGCTGTTGCCCCGTTCGCCTATCCTGGGGGCTTTAGTCGGTAGCCTCATTGGCTTTTTATTCCCCGTCTGTGAGTGTGGCAATGTCCCCGTTGCGCGGCGGCTCCTAATGCAGGGAATGCCCACCTCCGTCGCCATTGGCTTTTTGTTGGCCGCTCCGACGATCAATCCGGTCGTCATCTGGGCAACCTGGATTGCCTTTCGGGATCAACCGGAAATCGTTGTTTTTAGAATTCTCTTTTCCCTGGCGATCGCCACGACCGTTGGTTGGGTCTTTAGTAGCCAAAAGGATCTCCGCCCCTTTCTCCAGCCGACAATGACCGCCGTGATGCCCCGGCCCACGCCCCCCCCCGCTACCACCACCGCTGTCCCTAGCCTATTGAAATCCGGAACCTATCTCCTGGGGCAACCCGGTCAACCCCTAGCCATGGAAACCCTGGCAGCTACCCTAGAGCCACCGGCGATCGCCGCACCACCCATTCCCTGGCAAAACCGCTTCCCCCTTCTCTTGGACAATATCATCCAAGAACTACGGGAACTGGGGGGAATTTTAGTCCTAGGAAGTCTAGTTGCAGCCATTATTCAGGTGGCAGCCCCCCGCGAGTTAATTTTGAGCCTAGGTCAGGGGCCGATCATTTCCGTGATCACGATGATGATTTTGGCGACGGTCATCTCCATCTGCTCGACGGTGGATGCTTTTTTTGCCCTTGCCTTTGCGGCCACATTTACGCCGGGTTCTCTCCTTGCCTTTTTAGTTCTGGGCCCCATGGTCGATCTAAAGGGTTTGGGATTACTACTCACTATTTTTCGTCCCCGGGCCCTAGTCTATATTTTCGTCCTCGTCGCCCAACTTACCTTTTTGTTTTGCTTGTTCATCAATTTGCGTTGGAGCTAGTGTGTGGTTGTTAAACCCGATTGGTTAAGGGTCAAAGCTCCCCAGTGGCAGCGGGTGGGTGCGGTCAAGGAGCTATTGCGGGATTTGAGCTTAAATACTGTCTGTGAAGAGGCTTCCTGTCCCAATATCGGCGAGTGCTTTAACCATGGCACGGCTACCTTTTTGATTATGGGCCCCGCATGTACCCGTGCCTGTCCCTACTGCGACATTGATTTCGAGAAAAAACCCCAACCCCTTGATGACAGCGAATCCTTGCGCTTAGCGGAAGCCGTGCGGCGGATGAACCTGAACCATGTAGTCATAACCTCAGTGAATCGGGATGATCTAGGGGATGGTGGGGCCAGTCAGTTTGTCGCCTGTATTGCGGCCATTCGCGGGCAGATGCCCCAAACCACCATTGAGGTGCTAATTCCAGATCTATGCGGGAATGGGTCAGCCCTAGAAACCATTTTGGCGGCTCAACCCCAGGTTCTCAACCACAATACGGAAACGGTTCCCCGGCTCTACCGTCGGGTTCGCCCCCAGGGAGATTATCAGCGCAGCCTTGACCTGCTAGAGCGCGTCCATCACCAAGCTCCCTGGATCTATAGTAAGTCAGGGATTATGGTGGGTCTGGGGGAAACGCCCCAGGAAGTGGAAGCGGTTATGGAAGATTTACGGGCAGTGGGCTGTGATATTCTCACCATTGGCCAATACTTGCAACCGAGTCCAAAACATTTACCCTTGCAAGAATTTATATCCCCTGACCAATTCCAGACCTGGCAAGAGTTGGGGGAAAAAATGGGCTTTTTGCAGGTTGTGTCCTCCCCCCTAACCCGTAGTTCCTACCATGCGGAACAGGTTCGTCAATTAATGGAACGCTATCCGCGTACTGTTCCTTTTTTAGAGACAAGTTCAGAGACCTGATTAATCATTTCCACGGGTTGGAAGGGCTTGGAGAAGTAGGCATCTACCCCCAACTGTTGGGCTTTCTGGCGGTGGCGATCGCCCCCCCTAGAGGTCAGCATGGCAATGGGTAAATGGCGCAACCTTGGATTTGAGCGGATCTCTTTAACCAGGGTGTAGCCATCCATCCGGGGCATTTCCACATCCGTAATTACCAGGGCAACGGTGGATCCTTGGGTCTTGAGCACCTCTAGGGCTTCCTTCCCGTCCCGTCCTTGCAAGACCCGGTAGCCCACCTGGGACAAAATCCGCTCCAATAACCGCCGTACCGCAATGGAGTCATCCACAATCATCACCGTGGTTTGATCACTGACGGCGGCCTCGACGGTTTGGGCTTTGGGTGGTGGCTGGTAACTGCTTAATAGGGACTCAAAGTTCGGGGGGGAAAGAACCGGAACCACTTCACCAGTTCCCAAGACCGTACACCCCATCAGATAAGCAGGAACATTCACGGTGGTATCAAAGGGCTTTAGGACTAGCTCCCGCTCTGCCAACAGCGTATTCACGGACAAGGCACAGGGGCGACCATTCACATCCACCACAATGCCAATACTAGGGGGCTGTTGGATTTGCCCTAGGGGACGTTGGTAGGGCAAAAATTCATGGAGAGCTTTTAGGGGGATGCTTTGAGATTTCCACTCAATTGTTTGGCCCGGTTGCTGAACATCCGTATACTCGGAAAGTTGAATCACTTCCAGGACACTCAGATCGGGAATGGCCAGGGTTAAATTGGCCACCTGACACAGGATCAAGGGCAAAATACTCAGGGTCAAGGGCAAGGCAAGGGTAAAGGTCG
Coding sequences within it:
- a CDS encoding permease codes for the protein MDPVNQLQSGFTLFLSLLVEAFPFLLLGVLLSSLLLLFVNERKLIKLLPRSPILGALVGSLIGFLFPVCECGNVPVARRLLMQGMPTSVAIGFLLAAPTINPVVIWATWIAFRDQPEIVVFRILFSLAIATTVGWVFSSQKDLRPFLQPTMTAVMPRPTPPPATTTAVPSLLKSGTYLLGQPGQPLAMETLAATLEPPAIAAPPIPWQNRFPLLLDNIIQELRELGGILVLGSLVAAIIQVAAPRELILSLGQGPIISVITMMILATVISICSTVDAFFALAFAATFTPGSLLAFLVLGPMVDLKGLGLLLTIFRPRALVYIFVLVAQLTFLFCLFINLRWS
- the lipA gene encoding lipoyl synthase, yielding MVVKPDWLRVKAPQWQRVGAVKELLRDLSLNTVCEEASCPNIGECFNHGTATFLIMGPACTRACPYCDIDFEKKPQPLDDSESLRLAEAVRRMNLNHVVITSVNRDDLGDGGASQFVACIAAIRGQMPQTTIEVLIPDLCGNGSALETILAAQPQVLNHNTETVPRLYRRVRPQGDYQRSLDLLERVHHQAPWIYSKSGIMVGLGETPQEVEAVMEDLRAVGCDILTIGQYLQPSPKHLPLQEFISPDQFQTWQELGEKMGFLQVVSSPLTRSSYHAEQVRQLMERYPRTVPFLETSSET